One Mercurialis annua linkage group LG3, ddMerAnnu1.2, whole genome shotgun sequence DNA window includes the following coding sequences:
- the LOC126671968 gene encoding uncharacterized protein LOC126671968 — protein MDYKKVVVESEREHDEDEYMHKILIAAATTLAMACLKRILVLCFIEQWRSRVFLVLNLLLFAIVFTSGNIRSTRNVQENSDKSQVKIQEIKKPRKECQKLSKIRAKEAHGDVEQPKNIEVDCEEQNKLLSKEELNERVEAFIVMFRQHLVSDARNSRIQSEKIFNVQNKGSNLTS, from the coding sequence ATGGATTACAAGAAAGTTGTAGTAGAGAGTGAGAGAGAGCATGATGAAGATGAATACATGCACAAAATATTAATAGCAGCAGCTACAACTCTAGCAATGGCATGCCTTAAACGTATCTTAGTTTTGTGTTTCATAGAGCAATGGCGCTCTAGGGTttttctcgttcttaatcttctTCTTTTCGCGATCGTTTTCACCTCCGGAAATATTCGTTCAACCCGAAATGTTCAAGAAAATAGTGATAAATCACAAGTCAAGATTCAAGAAATCAAGAAACCAAGAAAAGAATGTCAAAAGTTAAGCAAAATTAGGGCAAAAGAGGCACATGGTGACGTGGAACAACCAAAAAACATTGAAGTTGATTGTGAAGAACAAAATAAGTTGTTGTCTAAGGAGGAGTTAAATGAGAGAGTTGAAGCTTTCATTGTAATGTTTAGGCAGCATTTGGTTTCTGATGCAAGAAATAGTAGAATTCAaagtgaaaaaatatttaatgtacAAAATAAGGGGTCTAATTTGACAAGTTAA